Proteins encoded within one genomic window of Catharus ustulatus isolate bCatUst1 chromosome 10, bCatUst1.pri.v2, whole genome shotgun sequence:
- the LOC117000882 gene encoding immunoglobulin superfamily member 10-like translates to MGTPRTERPRWLGTLLGALLACLASVRATSACPRPCACHGPAELHCTFRYLSAVPPRIPPGAQRINLGYNSLRKLSPTDFAGLEKLELLMLHSNEISTLPEKVFSDLRSLQVLKMSYNKVRVLQQDVFHGLNSLVRLHMDHNQIEFVNPNVFYGLTSLRLVHLDGNLLQQLHPDTFVSLRYSQIFRISFLKHISLSDNVLTSLPQEMFSYMSELESIYLHGNPWSCDCSLQGFAEWAQDRPGELKALFVLFDPLVASHPS, encoded by the exons ATGGGGACCCCGCGCACGGAGCGGCCCCGCTGGCTGGGCACCCTCCTGGGGGCCCTGCTGGCCTGCCTGGCCTCCGTCCGGGCCACCAGCGCCTGTCCCCGGCCCTGCGCCTGCCACGGCCCCGCCGAGCTGCACTGCACCTTCCGCTACCTGAGCGCCGTGCCCCCGCGCATCCCGCCCGGCGCGCAGCGCATCAACCTGGG CTACAACAGCCTGAGGAAACTCAGCCCCACGGACTTTGCTGGCCTGGAGaaactggagctgctgatgctgcACAGCAATGAGATCAGCACCCTCCCTGAGAAGGTGTTCAGTGATTTACGTTCACTGCAG GTCCTAAAAATGAGTTACAACAAGGTCAgagtgctgcagcaggatgtATTTCATGGCCTGAACAGCTTGGTACGGCTGCATATGGACCACAATCAAATTGAATTTGTGAATCCCAATGTTTTCTATGGACTCACCTCCTTGAGGTTGGTCCACCTGGATGGAAATTTACTTCAGCAGCTGCATCCAGACACTTTTGTCAGCTTGCGCTACAGCCAGATATTCAGAATCTCCTTCCTGAAGCACATCTCTCTGTCTGACAACGTGCTGACCTCACTTCcacaagaaatgttttcctaCATGTCAGAGCTCGAGAGCATTTACCTGCACGGAAACCCCTGGTCCTGCGactgcagcctgcagggctTTGCAGAGTGGGCTCAGGACAGACCAGGTGAGCTGAAGGCTTTGTTTGTGCTCTTTGATCCTCTTGTGGCATCTCACCCTTCCTGA
- the LOC122149421 gene encoding immunoglobulin superfamily member 10-like, with translation VAQRLTEVSFPPDVIKCRKERSSGVQQCPVCASPRNHSGKSLADLPSASFTCTKPVIQDSLKSRNLTLPDDGDVTSVSPKDLIAPIGSVVLNLTDQAGNRGNLVCDVQKPKEMSPISFDKNGHSTVLKTSFSAFLVCAVDYEHIQQLWSILALYSNSPLELEQTAQTTDVPFVSYKYKQLSGEKDELFTSIEAVLRAEPAWLLQSRVSLQLDRMATTLSALHVRYSTRARLSLPSPDSPAGHGWAIISRDNSTQTEHTVLVGGTVELGCRAVGEPAPAVRWLLADGSAVRAPHLSEDGRIVVLQSGLLTLRTADVFDTGLYLCIGSNQHDADALAFRITVLDPAVGRGGVNGARLSAALGSTLHLPCTSAAAPDPALTWVLPEHTVLRHSAGNKRIFANGTLAIQGVTERDVGYFRCVAANRYGADLLVFQVLVGQDDTALKKQREALGQWEEGSGNELLHSASAQRHPWGTAATLAAPGGSAAAHRHPSGTAATL, from the coding sequence GTAGCACAGAGGCTTACTGAAGTTTCCTTCCCTCCAGATGTTATAAAGtgcagaaaggagagaagtTCTGGTGTCCAGCAATGCCCAGTCTGTGCTAGTCCCAGAAATCACAGTGGGAAAAGTTTGGCAGATCTTCCTTCTGCATCTTTCACCTGCACCAAGCCAGTCATCCAGGACTCCCTGAAATCCAGGAACCTCACGCTGCCGGACGATGGGgatgtcacctctgtgtcacccaAGGACTTGATAGCCCCGATAGGATCTGTGGTTCTGAACCTGACTGACCAAGCAGGAAATCGAGGCAACTTGGTTTGCGATGTCCAGAAACCAAAGGAAATGTCTCCCATCTCGTTTGACAAGAACGGCCACAGCACGGTGCTCAAAACCTCGTTCTCAGCATTCCTGGTGTGCGCTGTCGATTATGAAcacatccagcagctctggagcatcCTGGCCCTGTACAGCAACTCTCCTTTGGAGCTGGAGCAAACCGCGCAGACAACCGACGTGCCTTTTGTCAGCTACAAATACAAGCAGCTCTCCGGTGAGAAGGATGAGCTTTTCACCAGCATCGAGGCGGTGCTGCGGGctgagccagcctggctgctgcagagccgggtgtccctgcagctggacaggaTGGCCACGACCCTGAGCGCCCTGCACGTCCGCTACTCCACCCGCGCCCGgctcagcctgcccagccccgacaGCCCGGCCGGACACGGCTGGGCCATCATTTCCAGGGACAACAGCACGCAGACGGAGCACACGGTGCTGGTGGGGGGCACGGTGGAGCTGGGCTGCCGGGCGGTGGGCGAACCGGCTCCGGCCGTGCGGTGGCTGCTGGCCGACGGCAGCGCCGTGCGGGCTCCCCACCTCAGCGAGGACGGCAGGATCGTGGTGCTGCAGAGCGGGCTGCTGACCCTGAGGACAGCCGATGTGTTCGACACGGGGCTCTACCTCTGCATCGGCAGCAACCAGCACGATGCGGACGCGCTGGCGTTCCGAATCACCGTGCTGGATCCCGCGGTGGGGCGCGGCGGGGTCAATGGGGCCCGGCTGTCcgctgccctgggcagcacccTGCACCTGCCCTGCACCTCCGCGGCTGCCCCGGACCCTGCCCTCACCTGGGTCCTGCCTGAGCACACGGTTCTTCGCCACTCCGCAGGAAACAAACGCATTTTTGCCAACGGCACCTTGGCAATCCAGGGCGTGACGGAGAGGGACGTGGGCTACTTCCGATGTGTGGCAGCCAACAGGTACGGTGCTGATCTTCTGGTGTTCCAAGTGCTCGTGGGACAGGATGACACTGCTCTGAAGAAACAGCGTGAGgctctgggacagtgggaagaaGGCTCTGGCAATGAACTGCTGCACTCTGCTTCAGCTCAGAGACATCCCTGGggcactgcagccaccctggcagctcctgggggatctgctgcagcacacagacatCCCTCGggcactgcagccaccctg
- the LOC117000883 gene encoding immunoglobulin superfamily member 10-like, with the protein MPHGPHGDRAGRRFRGHRRQFVSSARRVDPQRWAALLEKTKRNLTVTDKRGEVATEPPIQVHKLSEVPEDGEETSGDLVSPEEEFMIAATERSPVSALGRATELMITAGPKETASATPAWSSSLLLTEPAAPPPSPPSHPVAPASKRPQTLPKPTDSWGRSGLSQTPANVKQSTAPSRTSTLFPAGQKSIYSGESNNQHLKSASMTPTTEATGTSKAVTPQSPADRLHVFTESIDNVSTKTDHQVPVVTVNAPSSEFGPIYFHSTQKGGTPNPPLALTLAAHQQIRVIQDVPTRPPQLQQHHGRRRKISGRRRIVRPGRIPGMKKHQYNFGRPGSARGSTDVATGVQLNMNSVSNVPALNNLSSSTNPSSPEAPRSSPSSMDTAPQTNTRATKSKILRVGGRRGQRRKRPHKTAAPQHLCL; encoded by the exons aTGCCTCACGGGCCCCACGGagacagagcaggcaggaggttcaggggacacaggaggcaGTTTGTTTCCTCAGCCAGGAGAGTTGACCCACAGCGCTGGGCAGCCTTGctggagaaaacaaagaggaacCTGACGGTGACAGACAAACGGGGAGAAGTTGCAACAGAACCACCCATTCAAGTGCACAAGCTCTCAGAGGTACctgaggatggggaggagacATCTGGTGATCTCGTATCTCCAGAAGAAGAGTTCATGATAGCAGCGACAGAGAGATCCCCAGTATCTGCTCTGGGGAGAGCAACAGAGCTCATGATCACCGCAGGGCCCAAGGAGACTGCGAGTGCCactcctgcctggagcagctccctcctgctcacagagccagcagctcccccacCTTCACCTCCTTCACACCCCGTGGCACCCGCCAGCAAAAGGCCACAAACGCTTCCAAAACCTACAGACTCATGGGGAAGATCTGGTTTGAGTCAAACACCAGCAAATGTGAAACAATCAACTGCACCAAGCAGAACATCCACACTCTTCCCTGCTGGGCAAAAGTCAATATATTCTGGGGAAAGTAATAACCAGCATCTAAAGTCTGCATCCATGACTCCCACAACAGAAGCTACGGGCACCAGCAAGGCTGTAACTCCCCAAAGCCCAGCAGACAGGTTACATGTTTTTACCGAGTCTATTGACAATGTTTCCACCAAAACAGATCACCAGGTCCCTGTGGTGACAGTCAATGCACCAAGCTCTGAATTTGGCcccatttattttcatagtaCTCAGAAAGGaggaaccccaaatccaccactGGCCTTGACTTTGGCTGCTCATCAGCAAATTCGGGTTATCCAGGACGTTCCAACTCGcccaccccagctccagcagcaccacggGAGACGAAGGAAAATTTCAGGTCGGAGGCGAATTGTTAGACCAGGACGTATCCCAGGCATGAAAAAGCATCAATACAATTTTGGGAGGCCAGGATCTGCCAGAGGAAGCACAGATGTGGCTACAGGTGTTCAACTGAATATGAACTCAGTATCAAATGTGCCAGCCTTAAATAACTTAAGCAGTTCCACGAATCCATCTAGCCCAGAAGCGCCCCGGTCGTCCCCCTCCTCCATGGATACGGCTCCTCAAACCAACACCAGAGCCACCAAAAGTAAAATACTCAgagtgggaggaaggagaggtcagaggaggaagaggccTCATaaaacagcagctccacagcat CTGTGCCTCTGA
- the LOC117000787 gene encoding immunoglobulin superfamily member 10-like: protein MTKAAALGVPASPETPQQRPRAAPPTSAAPGTWRSTWRSTWRSTQSAASLPGSVTAQSPTVAPQSTPVTQRSTQLATAPAASPAQTPTMALQTSPWLDQPPGATSARPAAVSATPVPAQHIRATATAGGKPYLQLGEGDVQEKQGAHPTAPARAVPSPAAVPAPTTAAPGASEPPRGGGQSQLQPGPPPQGTDRGNTLHSPQTAAPWGRDKDSSARAWAERRQGQDTTSTPSAVTSGSASRNRFSEPRIVGGKLAAYTLPANSDAFIPCEATGNPPPTIQWTKIPSGRGPAGARWAVLANGTLFIARAGLQDAGQYLCTAANALGVARLLVTLAVLASPPRIARGPQRLLTAHSGTSVALACRAQGWPPPSISWLLANGTRLSHSASSASDRARVEPDGTLVIRAVTVYDRGLYSCRASSAAGSDTLAVKLQVVAAPPGILEEKRQSVSGALGDSLRLPCTAQGTPEPAVHWVLPDGTALRPLQLLHPRLLVLPNGTLHLGSLAPADSGTYECIATSSTGSDRRVVSLELQRTDTLPKIAIASPRLTRLSFGDRLLLNCTASGEPEPRIIWRLPSKAVVDQWHRMGSRIHVYPNGSLAIEAVTEKDAGDYLCVARNRIGDDLILMKVGVTMKPAKIEHKQQFKKLVPYGKDFRVDCKASGSPTPEISWGLPDGTVVNNAMLADDSGHRARRLVLFDNGTLYLNKAGVAEGGDYTCYAQNTLGRDEMKIHVTVVVAAPQIKHNYKTHVTVAAGDTALLDCEAAGEPRAQIFWLLPSSEMISSSTDRHSLHANGSLSIGRAGLRDAGEYLCVARNAGGDDTKLYKLDVAAKPPTINGVSRNKTIMKVTAVRHSKKHIDCRAEGTPAPEIMWIMPDNIFLTAPYYGSRIVVHRNGTLEIRNIRPSDTAEFICVARNAAGETVLVVQLEVTEMLRRPMFRNPFNEKIIAKPGKAITLNCSVDGNPPPDISWMLPNGTWFSSSIRTPQFATGSNGTLTIASPEGRHAGRYRCAARNQVGYIEKLMVLEVAQKPKILSPAGLVKGVSGEPLSLHCLAEGSPRPSVAWALPGGRVLERPQASGRLVLLENGTLLIRAASAQDTGSYLCRASNAAGDSSLSVAVVVSAYAPRIVGRAPPAVRAPPGAALQLHCAALGIPKPEISWELPDGSVLSTAQQGRGSGGQLLHPTGTLLLQSARGSSSGLYRCTARNALGTDTALTHLHVL from the exons ATgaccaaagcagcagcactgggggtccctgccagccccgagACACCTCAGCAGaggcccagggcagccccaccGACATCAGCAGCCCCGGGCACCTGGAGGAGCACCTGGAGGAGCACCTGGAGGAGCACCCAgtcagcagcatccctgcctggcagTGTGACTGCCCAGAGCCCCACCGTGGCACCCCAGAGCACACCAGTCACACAGAGGAGCACCCAACTGGCCACAGCACCAGCTGCTagccctgcccagacccccacCATGGCTCTCCAAACCTCCCCGTGGCTGGACCAGCCCCCTGGTGCCACGAGTGCCCGACCTGCTGCGGTCAGTGCCACGCCAGTGCCTGCTCAGCACATCCGAGCCACTGCCACGGCAGGAGGAAAACCCTacctgcagctgggggagggagacgtccaggaaaagcagggagcACATCCCACCGCCCCAGCAAGAGCCGTGCCAAGCcctgctgcagtccctgctcccaccacagccGCCCCCGGAGCCTCGGAACCCCCACGGGGGGGTGGCCAGAGCCAGCTCCAGCCCGGGCCACCTCCCCAGGGCACGGACAGGGGCAACACCCTGCACTCACCACAAACCGCAGCCCCGTGGGGAAGGGACAAGGACAGCTCTGCCCGTGCCTGGGCTGAACGGCGACAAGGTCAGGAcaccaccagcacccccagtgcCGTCAcctcaggctctgccagcagaaaCCGTTTCTCAGAGCCCAGAATAGTGGGAGGGAAATTGGCTGCTTACACTCTGCCGGCGAATTCTGATGCTTTTATTCCTTGTGAAGCTACTGGGAACCCCCCTCCAACAATACAGTGGACCAAGATACCATCAG GGCGCGGCCCCGCAGGTGCCcgctgggcagtgctggccaaCGGGACGCTGTTCATCGCCCGGGCGGGGCTGCAGGACGCGGGTCAGTACCTGTGCACGGCGGCCAACGCGCTCGGCGTGGCCCGGCTGCTGGTCACTCTGGCCGTGCTGGCCTCTCCGCCCCGCATCGCCCGCGGCCCCCAGCGCCTGCTGACCGCGCACTCCGGCACCAGCGTGGCGCTggcctgcagagcccagggctggccgCCTCCCTCCATCTCCTGGCTCCTGGCGAACGGCACCCGCCTGTCGCACTCCGCGTCCTCGGCGAGCGACAGAGCGCGCGTGGAGCCGGACGGCACGCTGGTCATCCGGGCGGTCACTGTGTACGACCGGGGCCTCTACAGCTGCCGGGCCAGCAGCGCCGCGGGCTCGGACACGCTGGCCGTGAAGCTGCAGGTGGTGGCCGCCCCTCCCGGCATCCTGGAGGAGAAGAGGCAGAGCGTGTCCGGGGCGCTGGGGGACAGCCTGCGGCTCCCCTGCACGGCGCAGGGCACCCCCGAGCCCGCGGTGCACTGGGTGCTGCCCGACGGCACCGCCCTGAgacccctgcagctgctgcacccccggctcctggtgctccccaaCGGCACCCTGCACCTGGGCAGCCTGGCCCCCGCCGACAGCGGCACCTACGAGTGCATCGCCACCAGCTCCACGGGCTCGGACAGGAGGGTGGTCAGCCTCGAGCTGCAGCGCACAGACACGCTCCCGAAAATCGCCATCGCCTCCCCACGGCTGACCCGGCTGAGCTTTGgggacaggctgctgctgaactGCACAGCCAGCGGGGAGCCCGAGCCCAGGATAATCTGGAGGCTGCCCTCCAAGGCTGTTGTGGACCAGTGGCACAG AATGGGAAGTCGGATCCACGTCTACCCCAACGGATCCCTGGCTATCGAGGCAGTTACAGAAAAGGACGCAGGTGATTACCTGTGCGTCGCCAGGAACAGGATCGGGGATGATCTGATCCTGATGAAAGTCGGCGTCACAATGAAACCAGCCAAGATCGAGCACAAACAGCAGTTCAAGAAACTGGTGCCATACGGGAAGGATTTCAGAGTGGACTGCAAGGCCTCGGGGTCGCCCACACCAGAGATCTCGTGGGGCCTGCCGGACGGCACGGTGGTGAACAATGCCATGCTGGCTGATGACAGCGGGCACAGGGCGCGCAGGCTCGTCCTCTTCGACAACGGCACTCTGTACCTCAACAAAGCCGGAGTGGCAGAGGGAGGAGATTACACGTGCTACGCCCAGAACACCCTGGGGAGGGACGAGATGAAGATCCACGTCACGGTCGTTGTGGCAGCCCCTCAGATAAAGCACAATTACAAGACACACGTTACAGTGGCAGCTggagacacagccctgctggactGTGAAGCTGCTGGAGAGCCCAGGGCGCAGATATTCTGGCTGCTGCCTTCCAGTGAGATGATCTCCTCGTCCACAGACAGGCACTCCCTGCACGCCAATGGCTCGCTGTCCATCGGCCGGGCTGGCCTGCGGGATGCTGGCGAGTACCTGTGCGTGGCTCGGAACGCTGGCGGGGACGACACCAAGCTGTACAAGCTGGACGTGGCTGCCAAACCCCCCACCATAAACGGTGTGTCCAGGAACAAAACCATCATGAAGGTGACGGCGGTGAGGCACTCCAAGAAGCACATCGACTGCCGGGCAGAAGGGACTCCTGCTCCTGAGATTATGTGGATCATGCCCGATAACATTTTCCTGACAGCCCCGTACTACGGGAGCAGGATCGTGGTGCACAGGAACGGGACGCTCGAGATCCGCAACATCAGGCCCTCGGACACAGCAGAATTCATCTGTGTGGCACGCAACGCTGCGGGAGAGACTGTGCTGGTGGTGCAGCTGGAGGTCACAGAAATGCTGCGGAGACCAATGTTCAGAAACCCTTTCAACgaaaaaataatagcaaaacCCGGGAAAGCCATCACCCTGAACTGTTCCGTGGATGGAAACCCTCCCCCAGACATCAGCTGGATGCTGCCCAACGGCACGTGgttttccagcagcatcagGACACCCCAGTTTGCCACGGGGAGCAACGGGACCCTGACCATCGCCAGCCCCGAGGGGCGGCACGCCGGGCGCTACCGCTGCGCCGCCCGCAACCAGGTGGGCTACATAGAAAAGCTGATGGTGCTGGAGGTTGCCCAGAAGCCCAAAatcctgagccctgcagggctggtgaaGGGTGTGAGCGGGGAGCCGCTGTCCCTTCACTGCCTGGCCgagggcagccccaggcccAGCGTGGCGTGGGCGCTGCCCGGGGGCCGCGTCCTGGAGCGGCCGCAGGCCAGCGggaggctggtgctgctggagaacGGCACCCTGCTCATCCGGGCAGCCTCTGCCCAGGACACGGGCAGCTACCTGTGCCGGGCCAGCAACGCTGCCGGGGACTCCTCGCTCAGCGTTGCCGTGGTGGTCTCAGCCTACGCCCCGCGCATCgtgggcagagcccccccagccGTGCGCGCCCCGCCCGGGGCAGCGCTCCAGCTCCACTGCGCCGCGCTGGGCATCCCCAAACCGGAGATCTCCTGGGAGTTACCCGACGGCTCCGTGCTCTCCACGGCCCAGCAGGGCCGGGGCTCTGGGGGCCAGCTGCTGCACCCCACGGgcaccctgctcctgcagagcgCCCGCGGCTCCAGCTCGGGGCTGTACAGGT